The DNA region CCTCTTGGGCTCCCCTTTTTTTCATATAATTGACCAAGTCAGCAAAATGTAGGGTGGGTGGAGTGATAACGGAACCCACCGACTAATATGGTCCTTGTATATTTTTTTATGTTGGCGGGTTACGCTTCGCTGCACCCGCCAACTACAGGAATTTCGCCACCCGATCGACAAAACTTTGTCAATGTTGATTTACTAAGCAACTATTACAATCATTTCAAATCCGCCCAGTTATTCCCTTCTGAAATCTGAACCGTCAAAGGGACCCGGAGGGGAAGAACCTCTTCCATAATCTCACGGATAATCGTTTTCAGGAAGGGTATTTCCTTTTCCGGACCTTCGAAGACCAATTCATCATGGACCTGGAGGAGCATCCGGGAGTGCATCCTTTCCTGATGGAGGGTTTTATGGATGTCAATCATGGCCTTTTTGATCAGATCGGCCGCAGTTCCCTGGATCGGCGTATTGATGGCGGTCCTTTCAGCGAATTGCCGGCCCGCCCGGTTGGAGCTGTTGATGTCATCTATATGCCGGCGGCGGTTGAACAGAGTGGTGACGCTCTTCATCCGCCTGGCCTCGGCCAGTGTATCTTCAATATACTGTTTCACCCCACGGTATTTTAAAAAATACTGGTCGATCATGGCCTGGGCCTCCCGGTTATTGATCCCTAATTCTTTGGAAAGCCCGAAGGCACTCATCCCATAGAGGATACCAAAATTGATCACCTTGGCCTGGCGGCGCATTTCGGCCGTAATTTCTCCAGGGGGGCAATTGAAAAGTTCGGCCGCCGTCCGGCTATGGATATCCTGTCCCTCCCGGAAGGCCTCGACAAGGGTTTCATCCTCACTGTAATGGGCCAGGATACGCAGCTCAATCTGGGAATAGTCGGAGGAGACCATCTTCCAGCCCGGTTCAGGGATGAAGGCCTGACGAATCCTTCTGCCCTCCTCGGTCCGGATCGGGATATTTTGCAGATTGGGTTCACTGCTGCTCAAACGGCCGGTGGCCGTGATGGTCTGGTTGAAAGAAGTGTGCAGACGTCCGGTTCTGGGCAGGATCAGCCTGGGCAGGGCGTCGATATAGGTGGATTTGAGCTTAGTCAAGGTGCGATAATTCCAGACCTCGGCCGCCAGGGGATGGTTCAGGGATAAATCCTTGAGCACTTCGGCATCCGTGGACCAGTGAGTCCGGCCTTTGGTCTTTTTCCCCTGGGGAAGCTTGAGCTTTTCAAAAAGGACATAGCCTAACTGCTGAGGGGAATTGATATTAAAACGCTCCCCGGACAACTGATAAATCCGCTCTTCGAGCCGAAATAATTTGACCTCCACCTCTTTGGAGAATTGGGCCAGGGCCTGCGCGTCGACCCGGACCCCGTTCATTTCCATCTCGGCCAGGACAGGCACCAGGGGCATTTCCATTTCATAGAAGAGTTCGTCCAACCCTTCCTGTTCAAGGAGGGGGGCCAGTTTCCCGGCGCAGGCCAGGGTGACTTCGGCATCTTCAGCCCCGTATTCAATCGCCTGGTCCACCGGCACTTCGCTGAAATTCCTGGCCTTGGCCCCTGTCCCGACCAATTCCTTAAAAGTAGTCAGGCGGCGGTTACATTGATCCAGAGCAATCTGGGTCAGATTGTGGGTCCTTCGGGAAGGATTCAGAAGATAGGAAGCAATCATGGTATCAAAGGCCTTCCCCAGGTAATCAAGACCATAGCGCTTGAGGATGATCCATTCGTATTTGATATTCTGACCGATCTTTTCGATGTCGGGATCTTCCATAATCCCTTTGATCAGGCCCAGAACCTCGGACAGGACCAGTTGTCTGGGAGCCCCTAAATAGACATGCCCCACCGGACAATAAATCGCCAGGCCCTCTTCATAGGACAAGCCGATCCCCACAATCTCGGCCTGCATGGGATCTTCGGAGGTGGTCTCCAGGTCGAGAGAAACCCGCCCGGCCTTCTTTATTTTTTCAACAAAGGCGACCAGGTCCTGCCAGTCGGTAATACCCCTATAGATTCTCAGAGATGGTTCTTCCAGGACCTCCCCTCCCCCCAGGTCTTCGATAAATTTTTTAAAACCCAGCTCAAGAAAGAGCTTTTTTAAATGGGGCTTGTCTTTGGGTTGAATTTTTAGCTCTGCGGGGGAAAGGTCTAAAGAGACCCGGGTATCCAGGGTGACCAATTCTCTGGAAAGCAAGGCCTGATCCTTATATTGGAGGAGTTTTTCTTTCAATTTGGGGGGGGTCACCGCCGAGGACGGGTCCAGGAGGTTTTCCAGCGATCCATGGGCCTGGATCAGTTTTACTGCCGTCTTCTCCCCGATGCCGGGCACACCGGGTACGTTATCGCTGCTGTCACCGGCCAGACCCATGATATCCACCCATTTTGCCGGGCTGGTGCCGAATCGGTCCTGCACGGTTTTCAAATTAAAAACCTGATCTTTCAAGGTGTCCCACATACAAATATGGGAAGAAATCATCTGCATCAGGTCTTTGTCTCCGGAAACGATGACCACTTCAAACCCTTTGCCCTCGGCCTCTTTGGCCAGAGTGGCGATGACATCGTCGGCCTCAACACCCTCTTTTTCCAGAATCGGCAAACCGTAATAACGGCTGATCTCTTTGATGTAGGGGATCTGAACAATAAGGTCATCGGGCATGGAAGGACGATGGGCCTTGTATTCGGTGTAAAGTTCATGTCGAAAAGTCGGCCCCTTGGCATCAAAGACCACGGCCAGATGCTCGGGTTTCTCCTGTTCGATGATTTTGCGGATCATCTGGATAAAACCGAAGACGGCCTGAGTAGGCATCCCCTTAGGACTGGAGAGGTGTCCAATGGCAAAAAAAGCCCGGTAGATATAAGAGCTGCCGTCGATCAGGTAGAGCTTGGGTTGGTCGGTCATAGGAACAATCCTCATAGGAAAACCTGCCGGTTAACGGCCCGCTTTCCCGATCCAATATTTTGAAATACTTGTATTTTATTTTTTTTGGGGTTATGATTACTTTTCGTTAACCGAACCATATCAAAAGAGACAAGATAAAGCAAATATCATGAGCATTATAAAAGTGGTCCACAAATATAAAATAGGTGAAGCGCCTAGCGATTTCTCTTTCTGGCAATCCAAATCCTATGAAGAACGGATTGATGCCTTAGAACAAATTCGTCAGGAATATAACGAATGGAAATATCATGCTGAACAAGGATTTCAACGAGTTTATAAAATTATTAAACGAACATAAGGTGAAATATTTGGTTGTCGGCGGTTATGCCGTGGCCTTCCATGGCCATCCTCGCTACACCAAGGATCTTGATGTTTGGATAGAGTCATCGCCCGCGAATTCACGGAACTTATTAAAAGCCTTGGACCGATTCGGTTTCGGGTCCTTAGATCTTACCGTGGAAGATTTCCTCGTTCCCGATCATATCATTCAGCTTGGATATCCTCCCAACAGGATCGACTTGTTAACCTCAGCGGCTGGGCTCGATTTTGAAGACTGCTATGCTTCCAAAGTAGTTACCACTATTCATGGGCTTCAGATTGATTTTGTTGATATCGAAAACTTGAAAAAAAACAAGCGTTCCACTGGCCGCGCGCAAGACCTGGCCGATATGGAAAATCTAAAATAAGGAGAGTAATTTATGGAAAATCGTTTCGAAGCGGGCCTGGCCTTTTCCGTCAATACCTGGCCTTTGAATCCCCAAAAATCAACGCTGGTCTTTATTCACGGCTCCGGCGGTTCAAACATCCTTTGGGACAACCAGGTAAAAACCTTCGGTGACCGGGCCAACCTTCTGGCCCTGGATCTGCCGGGCCACGGGGGAAGTCCGGGAACCGCCTTTTCGACCGTACCCGAATATACCAGGGCGGTTATGGCCTTTATTGACGCAATGAAAGTCCAGAAGCCTGTTCCGGCCGGCTTGAGTTTGGGAGGAGCCATTACCTTACAGCTTCTCCTGGATTATCCGGAACGGTTTCCGGCCGGAGCCTTGATCTGTACCGGGGCCAAGCTGAAGGTGATGCCGATGATCTTTGAAACCATAGAAAAAGATTTCCCGGCCTTCGTGGCCTCCAGCAAACAAATGACCATTTCCCCGAAGACCGATCCGGCCCTCATCCAGCCCCTGTTGGATAGTAACCTGAAAAGCCCGCCGCAGGTGACCTTCGGCGACTTCCAGGCCTGCGACCGTTTTGACGTCCGGGAACGGCTGGCCGAAATCAAGGTCCCGGTCCTGGTGGTAAGCGGTCAGGACGATCTGCTCACCCCCCCCAAATATGCCGAGTATTTGGCCGCTAACATCACCGGGGCCAGGCGTGTCCATATCATGGATGCCGGCCACCTGTTGCCCCTGGAAAAACCGGAGGAATTGAATCAGGCCCTGATTGCCTTTCTGGATGAAAACGGATTGGTTTGAGAGAGAGGGGACACTTTTTAAAAATCTTGCCTTTGTGTTGCAAAGGTAATTCACATAAAAGCATGAAAACAGCGACAAGGAGCCCTGATGATACCGAAAGTTGGTCTGGCCCTGGGCGGCGGTGCGGCCAGGGGCCTTGCCCATCTCGGCGTGCTTAAAGTTTTGGAAGACGCCAAGATTCCCATCCATATCATAACCGGCACGAGTCTCGGCGCCTTGGTCGGAGGACTTTATGCTTCCCAACCGGACGCCGGTTATTGGATGGGGCGGGTCGAACAATTCCTCGGCAGCTTTCAGTCACGAAGGACCCGTCTGGAGTTCATCCGCAAACTGGAAGAGGTTGATGATAATTGCGGATTTTTTACCGATATGGCCAATCTGGTTCGCAAGAGTTTTTTCTGGGGCGTTACCGCCACCAAATCGGCTTTCATCTCCGAAAAGGAATATGAAGAATTCCTCTATCCCCTGATCCCCGATATTGCTATCGAGGAGACAAAAATTCCTTTCGGTTGTGTGACTACGGACATCCGGCAGGCCGCCCGGGTCCTTTATACCCACGGCTCCTTGAGGCGGGCGATCAGTGCCAGTTGTGCGCTGCCCGGGATATTTCCACCGGTAAGAGACGGCGACCTCTTGCTGGTGGACGGAGGCTGGGTGGAGTGTCTACCCGCCCGCAGCGCCAGGGACATGGGGGCCCAAGTCATCATAGGCGTAGACGTCTCGAGCGAAACCCCGAGATTCATGAACGGATCGGGATTGGATATCATCCTGCGTTCGGATGCCGTCACCAGGATTTATCTGAACGACCTTTTGCTCGCCGAGGCGGATGTGCTTATTCGCCCCGACGTGAACGGCTGTCAATGGGCCGATTTCAGTGGGCCCCGGGAACTGTTCAAAGCGGGAGAGAAGGCCGCCCTCGAAAGTCTCCCGGCCATTTGGGCGGCTATCCATAAGGAGGCTGTTTCCCGGAAGTCCCTGAGTGGTCGGTTCAAGACGATTAAGGAAAAAATTACAGAAACCTTTGCCGGAAAGAAGTAGGCGGATTGTATAAATTCGTCTGTCATCGACCAGGCTTGCACCAGGGTGGTGGGTCATTTGACATTTCGGTAAGTTTATGATAACAGACATCCCGGCGGAGAAAAACCGGAAGGTGAAATTTTTCGACTACCCAAGAAACAGCGTACCCCGGCATGGAAGACACAATCATTAAACCTATTGAAATAACACCAAATTTTTATCAACTGGGCACCCCTTCTTTTCCGGTCTATTTGTCTATGGGAGAAGTAGGCATGATCATTGAGGGGGGAACCGGACCGACTTTTAATATTATTGTCAATCAGATCACGTCACTCGGTATCGATTTAAAACAGATCCAATATGTGGTTTTAACCCACACCCATGCCGATCACATCGGTGCCGTACCGCACTTAAAGCGTTCCTGGCCCCACTTAAAACTCATGGCCAGCCCTGCTGGTGCAGAAATTCTGAAGACCAAAGAGTTGTTTAAAGAGTTTCTGATGGTTGACCTGAGTATTGCTCAGCTCATGAAGGTGCGCGCCGAGGTTGATCGATTACCCGCCCCCCTCGAAAACTACAGTTTTGAGGTGGACGCGGTAATACAGGGAGGAGACCGGATAGATCTTGGGGCCGGGATTGTCTGGCAGGTCCATGATACCCCGGGCCATTCCGTTTGCCATGTCTCCCTTTATGGAGAGAAAGAAGCGCTATTGGTCGCAGGGGATGCCACCGGGTTTTATGTTCCGGAAAAAGATGCCTTCTGGCCCAACTATTTTAATTCCCTCGAGGCGTATTGCGAGAGTATTCGAAAACTGTATACCCTGCCGGCCAGGCGGGCCGCTCTGAGCCACAACGGTGTAATCCAAAGCAATGTGCGAGGCTACCTCCAAAAGGCGATGCGGGCCACGGAGAATTACC from Deltaproteobacteria bacterium includes:
- the polA gene encoding DNA polymerase I, yielding MTDQPKLYLIDGSSYIYRAFFAIGHLSSPKGMPTQAVFGFIQMIRKIIEQEKPEHLAVVFDAKGPTFRHELYTEYKAHRPSMPDDLIVQIPYIKEISRYYGLPILEKEGVEADDVIATLAKEAEGKGFEVVIVSGDKDLMQMISSHICMWDTLKDQVFNLKTVQDRFGTSPAKWVDIMGLAGDSSDNVPGVPGIGEKTAVKLIQAHGSLENLLDPSSAVTPPKLKEKLLQYKDQALLSRELVTLDTRVSLDLSPAELKIQPKDKPHLKKLFLELGFKKFIEDLGGGEVLEEPSLRIYRGITDWQDLVAFVEKIKKAGRVSLDLETTSEDPMQAEIVGIGLSYEEGLAIYCPVGHVYLGAPRQLVLSEVLGLIKGIMEDPDIEKIGQNIKYEWIILKRYGLDYLGKAFDTMIASYLLNPSRRTHNLTQIALDQCNRRLTTFKELVGTGAKARNFSEVPVDQAIEYGAEDAEVTLACAGKLAPLLEQEGLDELFYEMEMPLVPVLAEMEMNGVRVDAQALAQFSKEVEVKLFRLEERIYQLSGERFNINSPQQLGYVLFEKLKLPQGKKTKGRTHWSTDAEVLKDLSLNHPLAAEVWNYRTLTKLKSTYIDALPRLILPRTGRLHTSFNQTITATGRLSSSEPNLQNIPIRTEEGRRIRQAFIPEPGWKMVSSDYSQIELRILAHYSEDETLVEAFREGQDIHSRTAAELFNCPPGEITAEMRRQAKVINFGILYGMSAFGLSKELGINNREAQAMIDQYFLKYRGVKQYIEDTLAEARRMKSVTTLFNRRRHIDDINSSNRAGRQFAERTAINTPIQGTAADLIKKAMIDIHKTLHQERMHSRMLLQVHDELVFEGPEKEIPFLKTIIREIMEEVLPLRVPLTVQISEGNNWADLK
- a CDS encoding alpha/beta fold hydrolase; its protein translation is MENRFEAGLAFSVNTWPLNPQKSTLVFIHGSGGSNILWDNQVKTFGDRANLLALDLPGHGGSPGTAFSTVPEYTRAVMAFIDAMKVQKPVPAGLSLGGAITLQLLLDYPERFPAGALICTGAKLKVMPMIFETIEKDFPAFVASSKQMTISPKTDPALIQPLLDSNLKSPPQVTFGDFQACDRFDVRERLAEIKVPVLVVSGQDDLLTPPKYAEYLAANITGARRVHIMDAGHLLPLEKPEELNQALIAFLDENGLV
- a CDS encoding patatin-like phospholipase family protein, producing the protein MIPKVGLALGGGAARGLAHLGVLKVLEDAKIPIHIITGTSLGALVGGLYASQPDAGYWMGRVEQFLGSFQSRRTRLEFIRKLEEVDDNCGFFTDMANLVRKSFFWGVTATKSAFISEKEYEEFLYPLIPDIAIEETKIPFGCVTTDIRQAARVLYTHGSLRRAISASCALPGIFPPVRDGDLLLVDGGWVECLPARSARDMGAQVIIGVDVSSETPRFMNGSGLDIILRSDAVTRIYLNDLLLAEADVLIRPDVNGCQWADFSGPRELFKAGEKAALESLPAIWAAIHKEAVSRKSLSGRFKTIKEKITETFAGKK